From Patescibacteria group bacterium, a single genomic window includes:
- a CDS encoding cation:proton antiporter has product MLSHFSKLLNKRWLIMALILSFAFGSQTLASSGEVHQVGLTFLGIAIILIAAKISGLVEKIGQPAVLGELVIGVILGNLILVGLHWLEPIKQDPIIAFLAELGVVILLLQIGLESNIQKMREVGLKAFLVAIIGVVVPFVLGTYLVGPWILPGLSTNAYLFLGATLTATSVGITARVFKDLGALKTAEAQIVLGAAVIDDVLGLIILAVVSAIVTLGAVSLGTITWITAKAVLFLVGAIVIGQLLAPALGKLFSKINTGHGTKFTLVIAFGLIFAYLAQVIGLAPIVGAFAAGLVLDPVHFKYFKDHKVVDDVKEQINTLDDNSKNKILSALEHHSHRHIEDLIEPLAFFLVPIFFVVTGMQVKLETLFNLPVLLIALVITIVAFIGKLVSALPAGKVNKWIIGWGMVPRGEVGLIFATIGKTLGVVNDEIFSIIVIMVILTTLLTPPILTYVLKKNTLKQTELPA; this is encoded by the coding sequence ATGTTATCCCACTTCTCTAAACTGCTCAATAAACGCTGGCTGATTATGGCGCTTATTTTAAGCTTTGCTTTTGGCTCTCAAACCCTAGCTTCTTCTGGTGAAGTCCATCAGGTTGGCCTGACTTTCTTGGGTATTGCTATTATTTTAATAGCGGCTAAAATTTCCGGTCTGGTAGAAAAAATCGGCCAACCAGCTGTTTTAGGTGAGTTGGTTATTGGTGTTATTTTAGGTAATCTAATTTTAGTAGGCTTGCATTGGCTAGAACCAATTAAACAAGATCCTATCATCGCTTTTTTAGCTGAATTAGGCGTAGTTATATTACTGTTGCAGATAGGTTTAGAAAGTAATATACAAAAAATGCGCGAGGTTGGCTTAAAAGCTTTTTTGGTGGCCATAATCGGAGTAGTTGTGCCTTTTGTTTTAGGTACTTATTTAGTGGGACCTTGGATCTTACCCGGTCTTAGCACTAATGCTTATCTTTTCTTAGGTGCCACCCTAACCGCCACTTCCGTCGGTATAACAGCCCGAGTCTTTAAAGATTTGGGGGCTCTTAAAACCGCTGAAGCTCAAATTGTTCTGGGCGCGGCCGTAATTGATGATGTTTTAGGTTTAATTATTTTGGCTGTCGTATCAGCTATTGTTACTTTAGGCGCCGTTAGTTTGGGTACCATTACCTGGATAACAGCTAAAGCTGTACTGTTCCTAGTGGGCGCTATTGTCATTGGTCAATTGCTGGCACCGGCTTTGGGAAAATTGTTTTCCAAAATTAATACCGGCCACGGTACAAAATTTACCTTAGTCATTGCTTTTGGTTTAATCTTTGCTTATTTGGCACAAGTTATTGGCTTGGCACCAATTGTCGGCGCTTTTGCTGCTGGACTAGTGCTGGATCCTGTTCACTTCAAATATTTTAAAGACCACAAGGTAGTAGATGACGTTAAAGAACAAATTAATACCCTAGACGACAACTCCAAGAATAAAATATTGTCGGCCTTAGAACACCATTCCCATAGGCATATTGAAGACTTAATTGAGCCCTTAGCTTTCTTTTTAGTGCCAATTTTCTTTGTGGTAACTGGTATGCAAGTAAAACTAGAAACCCTGTTCAATCTGCCTGTCCTCTTAATAGCTTTGGTTATTACCATTGTCGCTTTTATTGGTAAGTTGGTATCGGCCCTACCCGCTGGCAAAGTTAATAAATGGATTATCGGTTGGGGTATGGTACCTAGAGGCGAAGTCGGCTTAATATTTGCCACCATTGGTAAAACATTAGGCGTAGTTAATGATGAAATTTTCTCGATTATAGTTATTATGGTTATTTTAACCACTCTCTTAACTCCGCCAATTCTAACCTACGTACTTAAAAAAAATACTCTCAAACAAACGGAACTACCTGCCTAA